A portion of the Parasedimentitalea marina genome contains these proteins:
- a CDS encoding type II toxin-antitoxin system HipA family toxin codes for MADVSVLNVELYGKPIGTLTRVAGDRTLFAFNEEYINDPERPTLGLSFMDQFGELRTDFRPVQKQIMPFFSNLLPEGHLRKYLAELAGVNSEREFFLLWALGRDLPGAITITPADGEIWPPEAADEGDDEKRAPHENMLRFSLAGVQLKFSAIESASGGLTIPASGVGGDWIVKLPSREYLGVPENEFSMMKLASKLGMDVPRIDLVDIDSITNLPDGTDRFGSKAFVIERFDRLPSGERVHIEDFAQVFGVYGENKYKKASMRNIASVIGAEGSDEDIREFIRRLTFSTLVGNGDMHLKNWSLIYPDRRNAALSPAYDFVSTVPYIKGDNFALNYSRNREFADFDEDEISHLAGKAALPEKLVLETAREMTSDFLALWKSEKDALPMLEDVRTAIDALLPTLPLVNAKEGH; via the coding sequence ATGGCTGATGTATCTGTCCTAAATGTCGAGCTCTACGGCAAGCCAATTGGAACCCTAACACGCGTTGCAGGGGATCGAACCCTGTTTGCTTTCAATGAAGAGTATATCAATGACCCCGAACGCCCAACGCTGGGGTTATCGTTCATGGATCAATTTGGCGAACTGCGCACTGATTTTCGCCCTGTCCAAAAGCAGATCATGCCGTTCTTCTCTAACCTCTTGCCAGAGGGGCATCTGCGTAAATACTTGGCTGAGCTCGCAGGGGTGAATTCTGAGCGGGAATTTTTCTTGCTTTGGGCGTTGGGCCGAGACCTTCCTGGGGCAATTACAATCACACCAGCCGACGGAGAAATTTGGCCTCCTGAGGCTGCAGATGAAGGCGATGACGAAAAGCGCGCACCTCATGAAAACATGCTTCGGTTTTCGCTCGCAGGTGTTCAATTGAAATTCTCCGCTATCGAAAGTGCCAGCGGCGGCTTAACCATTCCGGCTTCCGGTGTTGGCGGCGACTGGATCGTCAAGCTTCCTTCGCGGGAATATCTCGGTGTTCCTGAGAATGAATTCTCAATGATGAAGCTTGCTAGTAAGCTTGGTATGGATGTGCCGAGGATTGATCTCGTTGATATCGATAGTATTACAAACCTGCCAGACGGAACGGATCGTTTCGGAAGCAAGGCATTCGTTATCGAACGCTTTGACCGCCTTCCAAGTGGCGAGCGGGTACACATCGAAGACTTCGCACAAGTCTTCGGCGTCTATGGCGAAAATAAGTACAAGAAAGCCAGCATGCGTAACATCGCTTCTGTTATAGGTGCAGAAGGCTCTGATGAAGATATCCGAGAATTCATCCGTCGCCTGACGTTTAGCACGTTGGTTGGTAACGGTGACATGCATCTCAAAAACTGGTCATTGATCTATCCAGATAGACGGAATGCAGCCCTTTCTCCGGCCTACGATTTTGTCTCAACGGTGCCGTACATCAAGGGGGACAACTTCGCTCTGAATTATAGCCGTAATAGAGAGTTCGCTGATTTTGACGAAGATGAGATTTCACACCTAGCTGGCAAAGCTGCATTACCAGAAAAACTGGTTCTTGAGACCGCACGCGAAATGACCAGCGATTTCTTGGCTCTATGGAAGAGCGAAAAAGATGCACTGCCAATGCTGGAAGACGTCAGGACCGCGATTGACGCTCTCCTGCCAACTTTGCCTTTGGTGAATGCAAAGGAAGGTCATTGA
- a CDS encoding helix-turn-helix domain-containing protein yields the protein MSYASEHIAASLKEARENKGLSQRELSARSGVPQSHISKIESNAVDLRLSSLAALAHALDLELAMIPRKAAPAVRSITRSTSQHSAGANNDALRELVRAQRALGALPEALQKHSALHALKKNFEEINKFRSTLQEAGALKQFRATIENIQSSGGLDEIQKAAKQAQKIRNALVHQVPTHMIEPPRSKPAYSLDEEDSDG from the coding sequence ATGAGCTATGCGAGTGAACACATTGCAGCTTCCCTCAAGGAAGCGCGTGAAAACAAAGGGTTGAGCCAGAGAGAGCTTAGCGCTCGTTCTGGTGTGCCTCAATCGCATATCTCCAAGATTGAAAGTAACGCTGTTGATCTTCGACTATCAAGCCTCGCAGCGCTTGCCCACGCGCTTGATCTTGAGCTTGCCATGATCCCACGAAAAGCTGCGCCGGCAGTCAGATCAATCACTCGTAGCACTAGTCAGCACAGCGCAGGAGCGAATAACGATGCTCTTCGTGAACTGGTACGCGCGCAACGTGCACTTGGCGCACTTCCTGAGGCATTACAGAAACATTCTGCTCTACACGCGCTTAAAAAGAACTTTGAGGAAATCAACAAATTCCGCAGTACCCTACAGGAAGCAGGTGCTCTTAAGCAATTTAGAGCCACTATAGAGAACATCCAAAGCTCGGGAGGGCTTGACGAAATTCAAAAAGCTGCAAAGCAAGCTCAGAAAATCCGCAATGCACTGGTGCATCAAGTTCCAACCCACATGATTGAACCACCGCGCAGCAAGCCTGCCTACAGCTTAGATGAGGAGGATAGTGATGGCTGA
- a CDS encoding recombinase family protein: MTKVAIYARYSSDLQSQASIEDQIRLCEERAQANGHTVVQCYTDHATSGASLMRPGIQMLMQDAAAGDFSIVMSEALDRISRDQEDIAAVLKRLSFAGIQICTLSEGEISQLHIGLKGTMNALFLKDLANKTRRGLRGRVEKGRSGGRKCYGYDSVQGEERGKRIINIPDAAVVKRIFEEYAAGKSPKAIAFQLNKEGVSGPTGKGWGQSTINGSRQRGTGFLNNELYVGRLVWNRLRYVKDPETGKRVSRLNPEDQWIIKDVPELRIIEEQLWEKVKERQSSLNKPGKPFWAKQRPKNLFSGLVKCGACGGGYSMISQTHMGCSSARNKGTCSNRLGIQREKLEVDILTALEDHLMDPELCALFCDEYTKSCPSSMTSTFKAVSTNICGCAFAAQGAIVMAARARLFSFML, from the coding sequence ATGACCAAAGTCGCCATTTATGCTCGATACTCCAGTGACCTCCAGAGTCAGGCCTCGATTGAGGACCAGATCAGGTTGTGCGAAGAGCGTGCGCAGGCAAATGGTCATACCGTCGTGCAGTGCTATACGGATCACGCGACTTCTGGCGCTTCCTTGATGCGTCCGGGAATTCAAATGCTTATGCAAGATGCCGCCGCGGGGGATTTTTCGATTGTAATGTCGGAGGCTCTTGATCGCATCTCACGGGACCAAGAAGACATAGCAGCGGTGCTCAAACGTCTTAGCTTTGCGGGTATACAGATTTGCACTTTATCAGAAGGTGAAATCTCGCAGCTGCACATTGGGCTTAAGGGCACGATGAATGCCCTGTTCCTAAAAGATCTCGCCAACAAAACCCGGCGAGGGCTACGTGGACGCGTGGAGAAAGGTCGATCTGGTGGTAGGAAATGCTATGGCTACGACTCCGTTCAAGGTGAAGAGCGGGGTAAACGCATCATCAATATCCCTGATGCAGCTGTTGTGAAACGCATCTTTGAAGAATACGCAGCTGGTAAATCACCTAAGGCAATAGCCTTCCAACTCAACAAAGAAGGCGTATCAGGTCCGACAGGTAAAGGCTGGGGGCAAAGCACCATTAACGGTAGCAGGCAGCGCGGTACAGGCTTTCTTAACAACGAGCTATATGTTGGACGGCTTGTCTGGAACCGGCTTCGCTACGTCAAAGATCCTGAGACAGGAAAACGTGTTTCTAGACTGAACCCAGAGGATCAATGGATCATAAAAGATGTTCCCGAATTACGGATCATCGAGGAGCAACTCTGGGAAAAAGTCAAAGAACGTCAATCATCTCTTAATAAACCAGGCAAACCCTTTTGGGCAAAGCAGCGGCCCAAAAACCTATTCTCGGGCCTTGTGAAGTGTGGGGCTTGTGGCGGTGGTTACTCAATGATCTCTCAGACGCATATGGGTTGTTCAAGTGCCCGCAACAAAGGAACATGTTCCAACCGTCTAGGAATCCAACGAGAGAAGCTTGAGGTCGATATCCTGACAGCTCTCGAAGACCATCTTATGGACCCTGAACTTTGTGCGCTGTTTTGTGATGAGTACACAAAAAGCTGCCCGTCATCCATGACAAGCACTTTCAAGGCGGTGTCGACAAATATATGCGGATGCGCCTTCGCAGCACAGGGAGCCATTGTGATGGCAGCAAGGGCAAGACTGTTCAGTTTCATGCTGTGA